A portion of the Deinococcus peraridilitoris DSM 19664 genome contains these proteins:
- a CDS encoding ferritin-like domain-containing protein translates to MSEKKLDTVITAATETPNSRRKFLGSMGLMGAGAVLASCGPALAQPPASTKRDVDAAILNFALNLEYLEAAFYAAAVGRIGEVREMGGGMEIMLPADLPAGGMNFGPIVSSAGTTLVSAEAVREYAREIADDEIRHVRFLRKALGANAVERPRLNLTTSFSTAGSVASNQAITGFNPYASSLAFLLGAFIFEDVGVTAYKGAAPLMTNADFLSAAAGILAVEAYHAAEIRTVLYNVRDVTVGAGLNTGQVVQAISNTRDALDNRPNNAADTDQGIVSALEGNPEYVRVAQSNIVLADENAIAFSRTPRQVANIVQLNADAKNLDASFFPAGLSVGKFGADFTFLLSL, encoded by the coding sequence ATGAGCGAGAAGAAGTTGGATACCGTTATCACTGCAGCCACCGAAACCCCCAACAGCCGCCGCAAATTCCTGGGCAGCATGGGCCTGATGGGCGCGGGTGCCGTTTTGGCTTCTTGCGGCCCTGCCCTAGCGCAGCCGCCCGCCTCCACCAAGCGGGACGTCGACGCGGCCATTCTGAACTTCGCCCTGAACCTTGAATACCTGGAAGCGGCTTTCTATGCGGCGGCCGTGGGGCGCATCGGTGAAGTGAGGGAAATGGGTGGCGGCATGGAAATCATGCTGCCAGCAGACTTGCCGGCGGGTGGCATGAACTTCGGGCCGATCGTTTCGTCTGCAGGAACGACGCTCGTGAGTGCCGAAGCCGTTCGGGAGTATGCACGTGAAATCGCCGACGATGAAATCAGGCACGTCAGGTTCCTCCGGAAGGCCCTGGGAGCCAATGCGGTGGAGCGGCCCCGTTTGAACCTGACCACCTCCTTTTCGACGGCAGGCAGCGTGGCCAGCAACCAAGCGATTACCGGCTTCAATCCCTACGCGAGCTCGCTGGCCTTCCTGCTGGGCGCGTTTATCTTCGAGGATGTCGGCGTGACCGCCTACAAGGGGGCGGCACCACTCATGACGAACGCCGATTTCCTCTCGGCTGCCGCCGGTATCTTGGCAGTCGAGGCCTACCACGCCGCCGAGATTCGCACGGTGCTGTACAACGTTCGCGACGTCACAGTCGGCGCGGGACTCAACACCGGGCAGGTCGTGCAGGCCATCTCCAACACGCGTGATGCTCTTGACAATCGTCCCAACAACGCCGCTGACACGGACCAGGGAATCGTCAGCGCCTTGGAAGGTAACCCAGAGTACGTCAGGGTTGCGCAGTCGAACATTGTGCTGGCTGACGAGAATGCCATCGCCTTCAGCCGCACCCCGCGCCAAGTTGCGAACATTGTGCAGCTCAACGCTGACGCCAAGAACTTGGATGCCAGCTTCTTCCCAGCCGGCCTCAGCGTCGGCAAGTTTGGTGCCGACTTCACTTTCCTGCTTTCGCTGTAA